One part of the Mycolicibacterium aromaticivorans JS19b1 = JCM 16368 genome encodes these proteins:
- a CDS encoding MFS transporter, producing MQRTWTPRVATALAVLAAAAFIYVTAEIMPVGALSAIARDLHVSEAMVGTLLASYALVAALATMPLVRWTATWPRRRTLLWTLACLSISQLISALAPTFTVLAVGRVLCALTHGLMWSVIAPIGVRLVPPSHAGRATMAVYVGTGLALVVGSPLTAAMSELWGWRPAVGVIAVASVLVLVAARLALPVMALTDAAGGVRPRRIVHHRNRPLLMLSVLTLVGVTAHFISYTFIVVIIRDVVGVHGAHQAWLLAVYGVAGLTGMALLARPGDRRPKAAVMGCLAASSLAFAALAALGHLGWHTVAVAAAGAAAIVLWGATANAMPPMLQTAAMRHSPQDPDGASGLYVACFQVGIMAGSLTGGLLFQRAGVAAMLTASCVLMLGALACVVVSRGLFADHPATSEK from the coding sequence GTGCAGCGCACGTGGACACCGCGAGTCGCCACAGCGCTGGCCGTGCTGGCCGCCGCGGCGTTCATCTACGTCACCGCCGAGATCATGCCGGTCGGTGCGCTGTCCGCAATCGCCCGCGATCTACACGTCAGCGAAGCGATGGTGGGCACTCTGCTGGCCAGCTACGCCCTGGTGGCCGCGCTGGCCACGATGCCGCTGGTGCGCTGGACGGCGACCTGGCCGCGACGGCGCACGTTGCTGTGGACGCTGGCCTGCCTGTCTATCTCCCAACTGATCTCCGCGCTGGCGCCAACCTTCACGGTGCTGGCCGTCGGCCGGGTGCTCTGCGCGCTGACCCACGGATTGATGTGGTCGGTGATCGCGCCGATCGGTGTGCGGCTGGTGCCGCCGAGCCACGCCGGCCGCGCCACCATGGCGGTCTACGTCGGCACCGGCCTGGCGCTGGTGGTCGGCAGCCCGCTGACGGCGGCGATGAGCGAACTGTGGGGCTGGCGGCCCGCGGTCGGTGTCATCGCAGTGGCGTCGGTGCTTGTCCTGGTGGCGGCGCGGCTGGCACTTCCGGTGATGGCGTTGACCGACGCGGCCGGCGGCGTGCGGCCGCGCCGAATCGTCCACCACCGCAACCGCCCCCTGCTGATGCTGAGCGTGCTGACGCTGGTGGGTGTCACCGCCCATTTCATCTCCTACACGTTCATCGTGGTGATCATCCGGGACGTGGTCGGCGTGCACGGGGCGCACCAGGCCTGGCTGCTCGCGGTGTACGGGGTGGCCGGCCTGACCGGCATGGCGTTGCTGGCCCGGCCGGGGGACAGGCGGCCCAAGGCTGCGGTGATGGGTTGTCTGGCCGCATCGTCGCTGGCGTTCGCGGCGCTGGCGGCGCTGGGTCACCTGGGGTGGCACACCGTCGCCGTCGCAGCGGCCGGGGCGGCGGCGATCGTGCTGTGGGGCGCCACCGCAAACGCGATGCCACCGATGCTGCAGACCGCGGCGATGCGGCACTCGCCGCAGGATCCCGATGGTGCCTCCGGGCTCTACGTCGCGTGCTTCCAGGTCGGCATCATGGCCGGATCGCTGACCGGCGGGCTGCTCTTCCAACGCGCCGGAGTCGCGGCGATGCTCACCGCGTCATGCGTGCTGATGCTGGGCGCATTGGCCTGCGTGGTGGTCAGCCGCGGCCTGTTCGCGGACCACCCGGCTACCAGCGAAAAGTAA
- the ilvD gene encoding dihydroxy-acid dehydratase gives MSQTPDLKPRSRDVTDGLEKAAARGMLRAVGMGDEDFAKPQIGVASSWNEITPCNLSLQRLAQAAKEGVHGAGGYPMEFGTISVSDGISMGHEGMHFSLVSREVIADSVETVMMAERLDGSVLLAGCDKSLPGMLMAAARLDLAAVFLYAGSILPGRAKLSDGTEMDVTIIDAFEAVGACARGLMSREDVDTIERAICPGEGACGGMFTANTMASAAEALGMSLPGSAAPPATDRRRDGYARRSGEAVVELLRRGITARDILTKEAFENAIAVVMAFGGSTNAVLHLMAIAHEANVKLDLADFTRIGAKVPHLADVKPFGKHVMFDVDRIGGVPVVMKALLDAGLLHGDVMTVTGETMAANLAHIAPPDPDGKVLRALSNPIHPTGGITILHGSLAPEGAVVKSAGFDSDVFEGTARVFDGERAAMDALEDGTIVANDVVVIRYEGPKGGPGMREMLAITGAIKGAGLGKDVLLMTDGRFSGGTTGLCVGHIAPEAVDGGPIAFVRDGDRIRLDVGKGTLDVLVDDAEFESRKAGFTPPAPKYTTGVLAKYRKLVGSAATGAVCG, from the coding sequence GTGAGCCAAACCCCCGATCTCAAGCCCCGCAGTCGCGACGTCACCGACGGCCTGGAGAAGGCCGCCGCCCGCGGAATGCTCCGCGCGGTAGGCATGGGCGACGAGGATTTCGCCAAGCCGCAGATCGGGGTGGCGTCGTCGTGGAACGAGATCACGCCGTGCAACCTGTCGTTGCAGCGACTCGCGCAGGCCGCCAAGGAGGGCGTGCACGGTGCGGGCGGTTATCCGATGGAGTTCGGCACGATTTCGGTGTCCGACGGCATCTCGATGGGCCACGAGGGCATGCACTTCTCGCTGGTGTCGCGCGAGGTGATCGCCGACAGCGTGGAGACGGTCATGATGGCCGAGCGTCTGGACGGCTCCGTGCTGCTGGCCGGCTGCGACAAGTCGCTGCCCGGCATGCTGATGGCCGCCGCGCGACTGGATCTGGCCGCGGTGTTCCTCTACGCGGGTTCGATCCTGCCGGGCCGGGCGAAGCTGTCGGACGGCACCGAGATGGACGTGACGATCATCGACGCGTTCGAGGCTGTCGGCGCGTGCGCGCGCGGGCTGATGTCGCGCGAGGACGTCGACACCATCGAGCGGGCGATCTGTCCGGGCGAGGGTGCCTGCGGCGGCATGTTCACCGCCAACACGATGGCGTCCGCGGCTGAGGCGCTGGGGATGTCGTTGCCGGGCAGCGCGGCACCGCCTGCCACCGACCGGCGCCGCGACGGGTATGCCCGGCGCAGTGGCGAGGCGGTCGTGGAGCTGCTTCGCCGCGGGATCACCGCCCGCGACATCCTGACCAAGGAAGCCTTCGAGAACGCGATCGCGGTGGTGATGGCGTTCGGCGGGTCCACCAACGCAGTGCTGCATCTGATGGCGATCGCGCACGAGGCCAACGTGAAGCTGGATTTGGCGGACTTCACCCGCATCGGCGCCAAGGTGCCGCACCTGGCGGACGTCAAGCCGTTCGGCAAGCACGTGATGTTCGACGTCGACCGCATCGGCGGTGTGCCGGTGGTGATGAAAGCACTGTTAGACGCTGGCCTCTTACACGGTGACGTCATGACGGTCACCGGTGAGACCATGGCGGCTAACCTGGCCCACATCGCGCCGCCGGATCCGGACGGCAAAGTGCTTCGCGCGCTGAGCAATCCGATTCACCCGACCGGCGGCATCACGATCCTGCACGGCTCGCTCGCACCGGAGGGCGCGGTGGTCAAGTCGGCCGGCTTCGACTCCGACGTGTTCGAGGGCACCGCACGGGTTTTCGACGGCGAGCGCGCAGCGATGGACGCGTTGGAAGACGGCACGATCGTGGCCAACGACGTCGTCGTCATCCGCTACGAGGGCCCCAAAGGCGGCCCCGGCATGCGCGAGATGCTGGCGATCACCGGCGCGATCAAGGGTGCCGGGCTCGGTAAGGACGTGCTGTTGATGACCGACGGCCGGTTCTCCGGTGGCACGACCGGCCTGTGCGTCGGGCACATCGCGCCGGAGGCGGTCGACGGTGGTCCCATCGCGTTCGTCCGCGACGGTGACCGGATCCGTTTGGACGTCGGCAAGGGCACGCTGGACGTGCTGGTCGATGACGCCGAATTCGAGTCGCGCAAGGCGGGATTCACTCCGCCCGCGCCGAAGTACACCACCGGAGTGCTGGCCAAGTACCGCAAGCTGGTCGGCTCAGCGGCGACCGGCGCCGTCTGCGGGTAG
- a CDS encoding DAPG hydrolase family protein, with protein sequence MMAETYLGYRPGDGDTAWGKYFDPQMAELPRHTVVALEHGPQADQTMLGFDSAATVLDEGYHQTENGYGALRGGGFHVAIRTDMPGVTPAMWDWWFGWHGSESSRYKLWHPRAHASAHWGDSGPDGSYVGRTSIIEEYLGSAYAKAAIAFLEPSALGLDESRLGTDVAVCARLGSSELPVDIGWFIHHVRAVPGGAEMRSRFWMGGPYIGVRRGSRLADSVIRPIAAHQLPEPRDLLVHCSQEMNHLASFLPRIYAEFAET encoded by the coding sequence CTGATGGCCGAGACGTACCTGGGTTACCGCCCCGGTGACGGGGATACCGCATGGGGCAAGTACTTCGACCCGCAGATGGCCGAGCTGCCCCGCCATACGGTCGTCGCACTCGAGCACGGTCCGCAGGCCGACCAGACGATGCTCGGGTTCGATTCGGCGGCAACGGTTCTCGACGAGGGATACCATCAGACCGAGAACGGCTACGGCGCGCTGCGCGGCGGCGGATTTCATGTCGCGATCCGCACCGATATGCCGGGCGTCACGCCGGCGATGTGGGACTGGTGGTTCGGCTGGCATGGCAGCGAGTCCAGCCGCTACAAGCTGTGGCATCCGCGTGCGCATGCGTCAGCGCACTGGGGCGACAGCGGTCCCGACGGCAGCTATGTCGGACGGACCTCGATCATCGAGGAGTACCTGGGCTCGGCATACGCCAAAGCGGCCATCGCGTTCCTCGAACCGTCGGCTTTGGGCCTCGACGAGTCCCGGCTGGGCACCGACGTCGCGGTGTGCGCGCGGCTGGGCTCCAGCGAGTTGCCGGTCGACATCGGCTGGTTCATCCACCACGTTCGTGCGGTGCCGGGCGGCGCGGAAATGCGGTCGCGGTTCTGGATGGGTGGTCCCTACATCGGAGTGCGCCGTGGCAGCCGGCTGGCCGATTCCGTGATCCGTCCGATCGCCGCACACCAGCTGCCGGAGCCCCGGGATCTGCTGGTGCACTGCTCACAGGAGATGAACCACCTCGCGAGCTTCCTGCCGAGAATTTACGCGGAGTTCGCTGAAACCTGA
- a CDS encoding metal-sensitive transcriptional regulator: MTGAHGYSSQKDNYTKRLRRIEGQVRGIAKMIDEDKYCIDVLTQISAVNNALQSVALGLLDEHLGHCVSHAVAEGGDEADKKLAEASAAIARLVRS, encoded by the coding sequence ATGACCGGCGCACATGGTTATTCGTCGCAAAAGGACAACTACACCAAGCGGCTGCGCCGGATCGAGGGCCAGGTCCGCGGCATCGCGAAGATGATCGACGAGGACAAGTACTGCATCGACGTGCTGACCCAGATCAGCGCCGTCAACAATGCGTTGCAGTCCGTCGCGCTCGGCCTGCTCGACGAGCACCTCGGGCACTGCGTCAGCCATGCGGTCGCCGAGGGGGGCGACGAGGCCGACAAGAAGCTGGCCGAAGCCTCTGCCGCGATCGCGCGCCTGGTCCGCTCCTGA
- a CDS encoding PE-PPE domain-containing protein, which yields MAFSHNIRRRWTAGTRKTVLLGAAAATAVAMTMGTVAEPVAPAANALTLDTTTTGPLLWLINELGVDSYTFDNIPVVGSITLAFDWHKADPVGLNNLLNAEPFGGYVLGTATRPNILATSPTGPLLIASGTGVPAALQTYQALLSSANGSALPGYDPLVAAGKVNSITGQPCSSGLTCVQGTNVTNLPIALVRNPETPNGGLYARFAPIFNLFGMNPVSPNAGSGSSLGIKFNGAFVNVALGYDMLSDFPETLNPFSLANSFMASVLPTYLLGGAQLQGTSVNTIEGNLISLLTLGTPSTTYSTLVPTDLPLLEPLRLPSRILNAVFKAAKIPITLGTPLADALQPALSILVNIGYTDVQTPSQGGTYNRTYDQSSQYIPFLSRATLTPQEWAAVPGDVAKALFTGFRDVLSGKSTTTPAPAPTVTAAAVTTPSTVTPPPTATSGTPSKKSSSTSSKKSSAPKASAEKGVGGSKRAS from the coding sequence GTGGCGTTTTCACACAACATCCGGCGGAGATGGACGGCCGGCACCAGGAAGACCGTGTTGCTCGGCGCGGCGGCCGCCACCGCCGTGGCCATGACGATGGGCACGGTCGCCGAACCCGTGGCGCCCGCCGCAAACGCGTTGACCCTCGACACCACCACGACAGGGCCGCTGCTGTGGCTGATCAACGAGCTCGGGGTGGACAGCTACACCTTCGACAACATTCCTGTCGTCGGGTCCATCACGCTGGCCTTCGACTGGCACAAAGCCGACCCGGTAGGGCTGAACAACCTCCTCAACGCGGAGCCGTTCGGTGGGTATGTTCTCGGCACCGCGACCCGGCCGAACATTCTGGCGACCAGTCCCACCGGTCCGCTGCTGATCGCCTCGGGCACAGGCGTTCCCGCTGCGCTCCAGACCTATCAGGCCCTACTGTCCAGCGCCAACGGCAGCGCCCTTCCGGGATACGATCCGCTGGTTGCCGCCGGCAAGGTCAATTCGATCACGGGCCAGCCGTGTTCGTCGGGCCTCACCTGCGTCCAGGGCACCAACGTCACCAACCTGCCGATCGCCTTGGTGCGCAACCCTGAAACTCCCAATGGCGGTCTCTACGCGCGCTTCGCCCCGATCTTCAACCTGTTCGGGATGAACCCGGTCAGCCCGAACGCCGGCTCCGGTTCGAGCCTCGGCATCAAGTTCAACGGTGCGTTCGTCAACGTCGCCCTTGGCTACGACATGCTGTCGGACTTCCCGGAGACGCTGAACCCGTTCTCGCTGGCCAACTCCTTCATGGCCAGCGTGCTCCCGACCTATCTGCTCGGCGGCGCGCAGCTGCAGGGCACCAGCGTCAACACGATCGAGGGCAACCTAATCAGTCTGCTGACCCTCGGCACTCCCAGTACCACCTACAGCACTCTGGTGCCCACCGATCTGCCGCTGCTGGAGCCGCTACGGCTGCCGTCGCGCATCCTCAACGCGGTCTTCAAGGCGGCGAAGATTCCGATCACGCTGGGTACCCCGCTCGCCGATGCGCTGCAGCCGGCGCTGTCGATTCTGGTGAACATCGGCTACACCGACGTACAGACTCCCAGCCAGGGAGGCACCTACAACCGCACGTATGACCAGTCGTCGCAATACATCCCGTTCCTGTCGCGGGCCACGCTGACGCCGCAGGAGTGGGCCGCGGTTCCCGGGGACGTGGCCAAGGCGCTGTTCACCGGATTCCGGGATGTGTTGAGCGGCAAGTCGACGACGACGCCCGCACCGGCGCCCACGGTGACGGCAGCCGCGGTAACCACGCCATCGACGGTGACGCCCCCGCCCACCGCCACGTCGGGCACGCCGTCGAAGAAGTCGAGTTCGACCTCGAGCAAGAAGAGTTCAGCGCCCAAGGCGTCGGCCGAGAAGGGCGTGGGCGGGTCCAAGCGGGCCAGCTAG
- a CDS encoding IclR family transcriptional regulator, translated as MVGDGRPSNARDDGIQVLRRAAAALDEIATAPGRLRLVDLHSRLGLAKSTARRLLVGLVEVGFAAVDDDGRIVLGDRLLGLVNADAAHITSAFRSTLERVAEATGETVDLSVYRGGQMLFIDQIESPHRLRAVSAIGGRFTVCDTANGKAVLALLDDDDVEQVLAALEPGQADRVRTEIRTIRTERVAFDRDEHTDGISAAGIAGRAAGGNIVAISVPAPTGRFSAHSDRIVAALHEALESPVWTD; from the coding sequence ATGGTCGGCGATGGACGTCCCTCGAATGCCCGGGACGACGGCATTCAGGTACTGCGCCGCGCCGCGGCCGCGCTCGACGAAATCGCCACCGCGCCAGGCCGACTGCGCCTGGTCGACCTGCACAGCCGGCTGGGGCTGGCCAAGTCGACCGCGCGGCGACTCCTCGTCGGTCTTGTCGAGGTGGGGTTCGCCGCGGTGGACGACGACGGCCGCATCGTGCTCGGGGACCGCCTGCTCGGCCTGGTCAACGCCGACGCCGCCCACATCACGTCGGCATTCCGGTCCACCTTGGAGCGGGTGGCCGAGGCCACCGGTGAAACGGTCGACCTCTCGGTGTATCGCGGTGGCCAGATGCTGTTCATCGACCAGATCGAGTCGCCGCACCGGCTGCGCGCGGTCTCGGCGATCGGCGGGCGATTCACGGTGTGCGACACCGCCAATGGCAAGGCGGTGCTGGCGTTGTTGGACGATGACGACGTCGAACAGGTGCTCGCCGCCCTCGAACCGGGCCAGGCCGACCGGGTGCGCACCGAGATCCGGACCATCCGCACCGAGCGGGTGGCGTTCGATCGCGACGAGCACACCGACGGCATCTCGGCCGCGGGGATCGCGGGCCGCGCGGCCGGCGGCAACATCGTCGCGATCTCGGTGCCCGCCCCCACCGGCCGGTTCAGCGCCCACTCCGACCGCATCGTCGCCGCGCTGCATGAGGCTCTGGAGTCACCGGTCTGGACGGACTGA
- a CDS encoding L,D-transpeptidase: MTLRVKGAIATALCVVGVAAGISLGSGSALADPDQAPADPGIADVPPVQVPPPVDPAAFPPPAPAADPFAPPPPPPVDPVAAQQAAAAAAGPVKGQNPTPYTGDPVFAPPSFNPVNGAMVGVAKPIIINFARPIANRPMAEQAIHISSVPPVPGAFYWLTDTQVRWRPYNFWPAGTIVNIDASGAKSSFRVGDAVVATADNATHQMTITRNGKLEQTFPMSMGKPGHDTPNGTYYVLEKFPDIVMDSATYGVPSDSPDGYKVHVKLAVRIDNQGNFVHSAPWSVGDQGKRNVSHGCINLSQANAQWFYDNFGSGDPIIVKNSVGTYNKPDGADDWQWQLS, from the coding sequence ATGACGCTGCGGGTGAAGGGGGCCATCGCCACCGCGCTGTGCGTGGTCGGAGTGGCCGCCGGAATCAGTCTCGGCAGCGGTTCGGCGCTCGCCGATCCGGACCAGGCGCCCGCCGATCCCGGGATCGCCGACGTGCCACCCGTGCAAGTGCCGCCACCGGTCGACCCGGCGGCGTTCCCGCCGCCAGCGCCCGCGGCAGACCCGTTCGCTCCGCCGCCGCCACCGCCGGTCGACCCGGTGGCCGCCCAACAAGCCGCCGCGGCAGCCGCCGGTCCGGTGAAGGGCCAGAACCCGACGCCCTACACCGGTGACCCGGTGTTCGCGCCGCCGAGCTTCAATCCGGTGAACGGCGCCATGGTGGGCGTGGCCAAGCCGATCATCATCAACTTCGCGCGTCCGATCGCGAACCGGCCGATGGCCGAGCAGGCGATCCACATCTCTTCGGTGCCGCCTGTTCCGGGCGCCTTCTACTGGTTGACCGACACCCAGGTGCGGTGGCGGCCCTACAACTTCTGGCCGGCCGGCACCATCGTCAACATCGACGCCAGCGGCGCGAAGTCCAGCTTCCGCGTCGGAGACGCCGTGGTGGCCACTGCTGACAACGCCACGCACCAGATGACGATCACCCGCAACGGCAAGCTCGAGCAGACCTTCCCGATGTCGATGGGTAAGCCTGGCCACGACACCCCGAACGGCACCTACTACGTGCTCGAGAAGTTCCCGGACATCGTCATGGACTCGGCGACCTACGGCGTGCCGAGCGATTCACCCGACGGGTACAAGGTTCACGTCAAGCTCGCCGTGCGGATCGACAACCAGGGCAACTTCGTGCACAGCGCGCCGTGGTCGGTGGGAGACCAGGGAAAGCGCAATGTCAGCCACGGCTGCATCAACCTCAGCCAGGCCAACGCGCAGTGGTTCTACGACAACTTCGGCAGCGGTGACCCGATCATCGTGAAGAACTCGGTAGGCACCTACAACAAGCCCGACGGCGCCGACGACTGGCAGTGGCAGCTGTCCTAG
- a CDS encoding FAD-binding oxidoreductase, with protein sequence MGSLPEGRHFFHGDDGYESARQATVWNQRVPDRYPDVIVQAVDTDDVVAALRYAKANNKQVSIKSGGHSWAASHLRDGAVLLDMSRVDQTSIDTDAMTAVAGPGKGGSALAAELDAVGLFFPAGHCKGVCIGGYLLQGGYGWNSRVVGPACESVVGLDVVTADGDTIYIDADHHPDLYWAARGAGPGFFAVVTAFHLKLYPKPAVLGSSFYAYPIELADEIFTWARGISADVDRRVELQIVATRSVPNAGIDRPAIVMASPAFADTEAEAKKAFTLLDQCPVVDKALIAVPYAPMALADWYTAVMSNYLEDHRYTADNMWTNASAAELMPGIHRILDTLPPHPAHFLWLNWGPSPQRQDMAYSLESEIYLALYAGWMDPQDDEKYSDWPRSNMASMASLATGIQLADENLGRRPAKFVTDENMARLDRVRAQYDPDGRFHSWMGRL encoded by the coding sequence GTGGGGTCACTTCCTGAGGGTCGGCATTTCTTCCATGGCGACGACGGCTACGAGAGCGCGCGCCAGGCCACGGTGTGGAACCAGCGGGTGCCCGACCGCTACCCGGATGTCATCGTCCAAGCGGTCGACACCGACGATGTCGTTGCGGCCCTGCGCTACGCGAAGGCCAACAACAAGCAGGTCAGCATCAAATCCGGTGGCCACAGCTGGGCGGCCAGCCATCTGCGCGACGGCGCGGTGCTGCTCGACATGAGCCGGGTCGACCAGACCAGCATCGACACCGACGCGATGACCGCGGTCGCGGGACCGGGCAAGGGCGGCAGCGCGCTGGCCGCCGAGCTCGATGCGGTGGGACTGTTCTTTCCCGCCGGGCACTGCAAGGGTGTGTGCATCGGGGGCTACCTGCTGCAGGGCGGTTACGGCTGGAACAGCAGGGTGGTCGGACCGGCCTGCGAAAGCGTGGTCGGGCTGGACGTGGTGACCGCCGACGGCGACACGATCTACATCGACGCCGACCATCACCCCGACCTGTACTGGGCCGCCCGCGGCGCCGGCCCGGGCTTCTTCGCCGTCGTCACCGCGTTCCACCTCAAGCTGTATCCGAAGCCGGCGGTGCTGGGCAGCAGCTTCTACGCCTACCCGATCGAGCTCGCCGACGAGATCTTCACCTGGGCCCGCGGCATCTCCGCCGATGTCGACCGCCGGGTCGAGTTGCAGATCGTCGCCACCAGGAGCGTGCCGAACGCGGGCATCGACCGGCCGGCGATTGTGATGGCATCGCCGGCGTTCGCCGACACCGAGGCCGAAGCCAAGAAGGCCTTCACCCTGCTCGACCAGTGTCCCGTCGTCGACAAAGCACTGATCGCCGTGCCGTATGCGCCGATGGCCCTTGCAGATTGGTACACCGCGGTGATGAGCAACTACCTGGAGGACCATCGGTACACCGCCGACAACATGTGGACCAATGCCTCGGCCGCCGAGCTGATGCCGGGCATCCACCGCATCCTGGACACCCTGCCGCCGCATCCCGCGCACTTCCTGTGGCTGAACTGGGGGCCATCACCGCAGCGCCAGGACATGGCCTACAGCTTGGAAAGCGAGATCTACTTGGCGCTGTACGCCGGCTGGATGGACCCCCAAGACGACGAAAAGTACAGCGACTGGCCACGATCCAACATGGCGTCGATGGCATCGCTGGCGACCGGAATCCAACTGGCCGACGAGAATCTGGGCCGTCGCCCCGCCAAGTTCGTCACCGACGAGAACATGGCCCGGCTCGATCGGGTGCGAGCCCAGTACGACCCCGATGGCCGGTTCCACAGCTGGATGGGACGACTCTGA
- a CDS encoding molybdopterin oxidoreductase family protein, translated as MSRTALRICPFCEATCGMVLTIDDNERVSSARGDRDDVFSHGFICPKGASFPELDNDPDRLQKPLVRRDGELVETSWAEAFAATAEGLQRVIADTGGSSVAVYLGNPNAHTIAGSLYGPVVIKSLGTRQVYSASTLDQMPKHVSCGYLFGNPLAFTLPDLDRTDYLVVMGANPLVSNGSLATAADFPGKLKALRRRGGTLVVIDPNRTRTAELADRHLAPRPGTDAALLFAVTHVLFDEDLVDLGRLAEHVSGLERVRAAAQDFPPEAVAEHCGVTADEIRTLARELAAAPSAAVYGRIGTSTVEFGTLTSWLVDVVNILTGNLDRPGGVMFASSPIAGAPRPPRPGRGFTTGRWRSRVSGHPEALSELPAVALAEEIETPGDGQVRAMITIAGNPVLSAPDGARLSDALDGVGFMVSVDPYLNETTRHADVILPPPSPSRTAHYDLALSGAAVRNNARYSPPVLPLPEGRPDECEILARLALIVLGMGPDADPTLVDEQVIATTLGKEVADEHSPVAGRSVEELTAMLPEGRGYERRLDMMLRLGPFGDGFGAKPDGLTLQRLKHTPHGVDLGALTPRIPEILRTPSGTIELDPEPILADVPRLHAALTSEPGFLLIGRRHLRSNNSWMHNLPALSGGTNRCTLQIHPDDAARLGLEEMAIVTGPGGKLEVPVEITDAIRPGVVSLPHGWGHSEPGTRMRIAAQHPGVNVNNLNDGTLLDPLSGTAVLNALPVEVAPAG; from the coding sequence ATGAGCCGCACCGCTTTGCGAATATGCCCGTTCTGCGAGGCCACCTGCGGGATGGTCCTGACCATCGATGACAACGAGCGGGTCAGTTCAGCCCGGGGTGATCGTGATGACGTGTTCAGTCACGGCTTCATCTGCCCCAAGGGGGCCAGCTTCCCCGAGTTGGACAACGACCCCGACCGGCTGCAGAAGCCCCTCGTGCGCCGCGACGGTGAACTGGTGGAGACATCGTGGGCGGAGGCCTTCGCCGCGACGGCCGAGGGTTTGCAGCGCGTCATCGCCGACACCGGCGGCTCGTCGGTCGCGGTGTACCTGGGCAACCCGAACGCGCACACCATCGCCGGGTCGCTGTACGGGCCGGTCGTCATCAAGTCGCTGGGCACCCGGCAGGTATATTCGGCCAGCACGCTGGACCAGATGCCCAAACACGTGTCCTGCGGATACCTGTTCGGCAATCCGCTGGCGTTCACGCTGCCCGACCTCGACCGCACCGACTATCTGGTTGTGATGGGCGCAAACCCGTTGGTGTCCAACGGATCCCTGGCCACCGCCGCGGACTTCCCCGGCAAGCTCAAGGCACTCCGGCGCCGCGGCGGCACGCTGGTGGTGATCGATCCCAACCGCACCCGCACCGCCGAACTGGCCGACCGCCACCTCGCGCCGCGGCCCGGCACCGACGCCGCGCTGCTGTTCGCGGTCACCCATGTGCTGTTCGACGAGGACCTGGTCGACCTGGGCAGGCTGGCCGAGCATGTGTCCGGGCTGGAGCGGGTGCGGGCGGCGGCGCAGGACTTCCCGCCGGAGGCGGTGGCCGAGCACTGCGGGGTGACGGCCGACGAGATCCGAACGCTGGCACGCGAACTCGCCGCGGCCCCGAGTGCGGCGGTCTACGGGCGCATCGGCACCTCGACTGTCGAATTCGGCACGCTGACCAGCTGGCTGGTCGACGTGGTGAACATCCTGACCGGCAATCTGGACCGCCCGGGCGGGGTGATGTTCGCCAGCTCACCGATCGCCGGGGCGCCGCGCCCGCCGCGTCCGGGCCGGGGGTTCACCACCGGACGCTGGCGCAGCCGGGTGTCCGGCCATCCGGAGGCACTGTCCGAGCTGCCCGCCGTCGCGCTTGCCGAAGAGATCGAGACTCCCGGCGACGGGCAGGTGCGGGCGATGATCACGATCGCGGGCAACCCGGTGTTGTCGGCACCCGACGGAGCCCGGCTGTCCGACGCCCTCGATGGCGTCGGCTTCATGGTGTCGGTGGATCCCTATCTCAACGAGACCACCCGGCACGCCGACGTGATCCTGCCGCCGCCTTCGCCTTCTCGCACAGCGCATTACGACCTCGCGCTCAGTGGGGCGGCGGTGCGCAACAACGCCAGGTACTCACCGCCGGTGCTGCCACTGCCCGAAGGCAGGCCCGACGAGTGCGAGATCCTGGCGCGGCTGGCGCTGATCGTGCTGGGCATGGGCCCCGACGCCGATCCGACGCTGGTGGACGAGCAGGTGATCGCGACCACGCTGGGCAAGGAGGTCGCCGACGAGCACTCCCCGGTGGCGGGCCGATCCGTCGAGGAACTGACCGCGATGCTGCCCGAGGGCCGCGGTTACGAACGACGGTTGGACATGATGCTGCGGCTGGGCCCGTTCGGGGACGGTTTCGGCGCGAAGCCGGACGGCCTGACCCTGCAGCGGCTGAAGCACACCCCACACGGGGTGGACCTCGGCGCGCTGACCCCGCGGATCCCGGAGATTCTCCGGACCCCCTCGGGCACAATCGAATTGGATCCCGAACCGATTCTCGCCGACGTCCCGCGGCTGCATGCCGCGCTGACATCGGAGCCGGGGTTCCTGCTGATCGGCCGACGGCACCTGCGGTCCAACAACAGTTGGATGCACAACCTGCCCGCCCTGTCCGGCGGCACGAACCGTTGCACGCTGCAGATCCATCCCGACGACGCCGCCCGGCTCGGCCTCGAGGAGATGGCTATCGTCACCGGCCCGGGCGGGAAACTCGAAGTGCCGGTGGAGATCACCGACGCGATCCGCCCCGGCGTGGTGTCACTGCCGCACGGCTGGGGGCACTCCGAGCCGGGCACCCGGATGCGGATCGCGGCGCAGCACCCGGGCGTGAACGTCAACAACCTGAACGACGGCACGTTGCTGGATCCGCTGTCGGGCACCGCGGTACTGAACGCGCTGCCGGTGGAGGTCGCTCCGGCCGGCTAG